One segment of Oreochromis niloticus isolate F11D_XX linkage group LG8, O_niloticus_UMD_NMBU, whole genome shotgun sequence DNA contains the following:
- the LOC100705648 gene encoding carbonic anhydrase 4, with product MKWFVVAALSLCVLVPTAHCESIAWCYHLPSCNASTWPTLFPQYCNGSRQSPINIVSASATPNDNLTSFTFVKYDDTSAMTSIENTGETVKVTLKSGVKISGGDLSEQYDSLQFHFHWGNGSSVPGSEHTVDGKRYPMELHIVNSKSSYNGNTSLAVNDSTGLAALGFFIEVMSGNSTGQPESWRNLTSYLANITEKGQKVSIAAGFSLDDLLVGVDRTKYYRYLGSLTTPACNEAVVWTVFKDPIKVSKDLIDLFSTTVRVENSTSELVTNVYRSLQPAQPVSTQSVKASASTTCFSLSLLLLSLALGWSWS from the exons ATGAAGTGGTTTGTAGTTGCCGCTCTTTCTTTGTGCGTCCTCGTACCCACCGCTCACTGCGAATCAATAg CCTGGTGTTATCACCTCCCATCCTGCA ATGCCTCCACCTGGCCAACACTTTTCCCCCAGTATTGCAACGGCAGCCGGCAGTCACCCATTAACATTGTCTCAGCATCAGCCACACCGAACGACAACCTGACTTCATTCACTTTTGTAAAGTATGACGACACCTCCGCGATGACATCCATAGAAAATACTGGCGAGACAG TCAAAGTGACCCTTAAGAGCGGAGTTAAGATTTCAGGAGGGGACCTGTCCGAGCAATACGACAGCCTGCAGTTCCACTTCCACTGGGGCAACGGCTCCTCTGTGCCCGGCTCAGAGCATACTGTGGATGGAAAGCGCTATCCTATGgag CTGCATATTGTGAACAGCAAGTCATCCTACAATGGGAATACAAGTCTAGCTGTTAATGACTCCACCGGACTTGCAGCGCTTGGTTTTTTTATCGAG gtAATGTCAGGCAACTCAACTGGTCAGCCGGAAAGCTGGCGCAATTTGACCTCTTACTTGGCCAACATCACAGAAAAAG GTCAGAAAGTTTCCATTGCAGCCGGGTTTTCCCTGGACGACCTGCTCGTCGGTGTGGATCGCACAAAGTATTACCGCTACCTTGGATCCTTGACGACCCCAGCTTGTAATGAGGCGGTGGTCTGGACCGTTTTTAAGGACCCGattaaagtcagcaaagatctg ATTGACCTCTTCAGCACCACAGTGCGTGTCGAAAACAGCACGTCAGAACTAGTGACAAACGTCTACAGAAGCCTGCAGCCAGCACAGCCAGTCTCAACTCAGAGCGTCAAGGCCTCAGCCTCCACAACCTGcttctccctgagcctgctgcTCCTCAGTCTTGCACTGGGCTGGAGTTGGAGCTAA
- the LOC102083133 gene encoding uncharacterized protein LOC102083133 isoform X1: MAMCQRQCQNSKELIAHLKSHIVEGHVVTCPVRGCTNTFRVKSSFTAHMSRKHREFSDSSIGNLYRESACQSSSVPTTSDDFVPLISEPAAQSITDEDNMEMPPEFCDLFLRNVLLFYLKLQGQFLLPASTIQNIVEEMQNIHELGQTYSLGKLASLLKDDTSLSEEDINKVCESVKSYDLFSACHTGPLRTVHSRAQTFKKAFNYVEPKKIFLGRDENRKDRFAYYVPLRETLRCLLESDLWQKSEEPSTEPPADVLCDISDSKLFKSNDFFGQNPSCLKLVLYQDAFEVVNPLGSARTKHKVLAVYASVANLPLHVRSDTDHMSLVLLCREKDFKEFGHANVFSELLADLKELEDSGIVASDETRVKGTLFCIAGDNLGSHCIGGFTENFSSSKYFCRYCLITKSEFQGADPNLCGPERTKENYNSAVDRLQIDNTPDVEGVKFRHLGNGGQHKKFHY; encoded by the exons ATGGCGATGTGTCAACGTCAGTGTCAGAACTCCAAAGAGTTAATAGCTCATCTGAAGAGCCATATTGTGGAAGGACACGTGGTCACTTGTCCAGTAAGAGGATGCACAAATACCTTTAGAGTTAAATCATCTTTTACTGCTCACATGTCTCGTAAACACAGAGAGTTTTCAGACAGCAGCATTGGTAATTTATATAGAGAGTCTGCATGTCAATCATCATCTGTTCCAACCACATCAGATGACTTTGTACCCTTGATTTCCGAGCCTGCTGCACAGTCTATTACAGATGAAGATAACATGGAAATGCCCCCTGAATTCTGTGATCTTTTTCTGAGAAACGTTTTACTATTCTACTTAAAATTGCAGGGTCAGTTTCTACTGCCTGCTTCAACCATACAGAACATTGTGGAGGAAATGCAGAACATACATGAGTTGGGACAGACATACAGTTTGGGTAAACTTGCATCACTGTTAAAAGATGACACATCATTATCAGAGGAGGACATCAACAAAGTCTGCGAGTCTGTCAAAAGCTATGATCTTTTTTCTGCATGTCATACCGGGCCATTGAGGACAGTGCACTCCAGAGCTCAGACCTTTAAAAAAGCCTTCAACTATGTGGAaccaaagaaaatatttttagggagagatgaaaacagaaaagataGGTTTGCCTATTATGTGCCTTTAAGAGAGACTTTGAGATGTCTGCTAGAGTCTGATCTGTGGCAGAAATCAGAAGAGCCCTCTACTGAGCCTCCTGCTGATGTTCTGTGTGACATAAGTGATAGTAAGCTGTTTAaatcaaatgatttttttggtcAAAACCCATCATGTCTCAAGCTAGTACTCTACCAGGATGCCTTTGAAGTTGTTAACCCTTTAGGCTCTGCAAGGACAAAACACAAGGTATTAGCTGTATATGCATCAGTGGCAAACTTGCCACTTCATGTACGCTCAGACACAGATCACATGTCTCTTGTCTTACTGTGCAGGGAGAAAGATTTTAAAGAGTTTGGTCATGCTAATGTGTTCTCTGAATTACTGGCAGACTTGAAAGAATTGGAGGACAGTGGGATTGTTGCATCAGATGAAACTAGAGTCAAAGGAACTTTGTTTTGCATTGCTGGTGATAATCTGGGCTCTCACTGTATTGGTGGCTTCACTGAAAACTTTAGTTCTTCAAAGTACTTCTGCAGGTACTGCCTGATAACGAAATCTGAATTTCAGGGTGCTGACCCAAATCTGTGTGGACCAGAACGTACCAAAGAGAACTACAACTCTGCTGTTGATCGCCTCCAGATTGACAACACACCAGACGTCGAAGGAGTGAAGTTCAG ACATCTCGGAAATGGGGGACAGCATAAGAAGTTCCATTACTAA
- the mmp25b gene encoding matrix metalloproteinase-25 isoform X1, giving the protein MEFCLLLLMIWTFTGSTSAEPDQYSRAVDWLGRYGYLPRPDPYTSQLLTKEGIEEAVRIMQRFGGLRETGKLDSETLKLMSKPRCSLPDIVGRDDILRRRRRRKRYALSGLKWDKTDLTWSIHSYPNPSTSPGLANNVVEDLLTRAFKAWSDVAPLNFRQLRRDSNGATAKGDIRVSFDSMFHEDGYPFDGQGGTLAHAFFPGTLDISGDTHFDDDEIWSYAGDSRSTDLFTVAVHEFGHALGLSHSSSDPSIMRPYYQGPVEDIAHFKLAMDDRLAIQQLYGVKDADRPGGDDPDFPRLPSPPPPRPTQHSDPSFQERCQGGFDAIGNIRGEVFFFKGAQFWRTQRDGSLVSLNPAQIKNFWIGLPEGTNKIDAVYERKSDSRIIFFIGSQYWVFKDTVAMAGYPRPLSDWGMKKKSGERVNRVDAAFIWAHNGKTYLFSGGEFWRFNENIENGQRTMQPEQGYPRENTLWEGMPAPIDGIISWGEGNTYFFKDNSYWMLTKGVLNQDDVTPKSIAVDWLRCPAPPSTSTPTNPRFPKKCTCNFLGSRSPLRSSSLLLIFILLLINEIIRNMNL; this is encoded by the exons ATGGAGTTTTGCCTTCTGCTGTTAATGATATGGACCTTTACGGGAAGCACATCAGCAGAGCCTGACCAATACAGCAGAGCCGTG GACTGGCTCGGTAGGTATGGGTACCTTCCTCGTCCTGACCCATATACAAGTCAGTTGCTGACGAAAGAAGGGATTGAAGAAGCTGTTCGTATCATGCAGAGATTCGGAGGGCTCCGGGAAACTGGGAAGCTTG ACTCGGAAACGCTCAAACTAATGTCTAAACCACGATGCTCTCTTCCTGATATTGTGGGAAGAGATGACATCCTGAGGAGGcgaaggaggaggaaaagataTGCACTATCAGGCCTAAAGTGGGATAAGACAGATCTCACATGGAG TATCCACAGCTACCCAAATCCCTCCACCTCCCCTGGCTTGGCTAACAATGTAGTGGAAGACCTCCTGACTCGTGCTTTCAAAGCCTGGAGTGACGTGGCCCCCTTGAATTTCCGTCAGCTGAGGAGAGACAGCAATGGGGCCACAGCTAAAGGGGACATCAGAGTGTCTTTTGACAGCATGTTTCACGAGGATGGGTACCCTTTTGATGGGCAAGGTGGCACTCTGGCCCATGCCTTTTTCCCAGGAACACTTGACATATCTGGTGATACACACTTTGATGACGATGAGATCTGGAGCTACGCAG GTGATAGCAGAAGCACGGACTTGTTCACAGTTGCAGTGCACGAGTTTGGCCACGCACTGGGCCTTTCTCATTCCTCCTCTGATCCATCCATCATGAGGCCGTACTACCAGGGTCCCGTGGAAGACATTGCCCACTTTAAACTGGCCATGGATGACAGGCTCGCCATCCAGCAGCTTTACG GTGTGAAAGATGCTGACCGACCAGGTGGTGATGATCCCGACTTCCCACGCCTGCCCAGTCCACCTCCACCAAGGCCAACACAGCA TTCTGATCCATCATTCCAAGAGCGGTGTCAGGGAGGCTTTGATGCTATAGGAAACATTAGGGGAGAGGTCTTCTTCTTTAAAG GTGCACAGTTCTGGAGAACCCAGCGAGACGGGTCTTTGGTGTCCTTAAATCCGGCTCAGATCAAAAACTTCTGGATCGGCCTTCCAGAAGGAACAAACAAGATCGATGCTGTGTATGAGAGGAAGAGCGACAGCCGCATCATCTTCTTCATCG GATCTCAGTACTGGGTCTTCAAGGACACAGTGGCTATGGCCGGTTACCCTCGGCCTCTCTCTGACTGGGGCATGAAGAAGAAGTCAGGTGAGAGAGTGAACAGGGTGGACGCTGCTTTCATCTGGGCTCATAACGGCAAAACATACCTGTTCAGCGGAGGGGAGTTTTGGAGGTTTAACGAAAACATTGAGAATGGACAGAGGACCATGCAACCAGAGCAAGGATATCCACGGGAAAACACCCTATGGGAAGGAATGCCTGCCCCTATCGATGGCATCATTAGCTGGGGAGAAG gaaatacCTATTTCTTCAAGGATAATTCCTACTGGATGCTCACAAAAGGAGTCTTGAACCAAGATGATGTCACACCAAAATCCATTGCTGTAGACTGGCTTAGATGTCCAGCTCCTCCTTCAACTTCCACTCCAACAAATCCTCGATTCCCGAAAAAATGCACCTGCAACTTCTTGGGATCACGTTCACCGCTGAGAAGCAGCTCTCTCctcttgatttttattttgctgctaATCAATGAGATTATAAGAAACATGAATTTGTAA
- the LOC102083133 gene encoding uncharacterized protein LOC102083133 isoform X3 codes for MGDSIRSSITKVLPDLSVSILEIVLEALQSLGVETSEDLQFISETDLNSVLRPVQARKLLAAWKQTTPNMEISSQASISSPSSCSSFSASPSPSPIYSLDWVDNFRIPSEDFPEDLIQCLQREKRPKPRLRREMIRIIVKEMMKACASPSRRASTEIAKKLVAMYPKSLQDVIEGDVVGQGYHSLVKQIQARIENVKRSTLPVLQKRKQGGSDDTDEVTPEKRASVQDTYGCIKWDMKFLPVSETLETQQEKKERMKILIEQTSFSHEEVKTNEMHLLLSAQSNKQRSRHANPQRRVAFFVSGDWNDSPF; via the exons ATGGGGGACAGCATAAGAAGTTCCATTACTAAGGTGCTGCCGGACCTGTCTGTCTCAATCCTTGAAATTGTACTGGAGGCACTACAATCATTAGGAGTGGAGACATCTGAGGACTTGCAGTTCATCAGTGAGACTGATCTGAACTCTGTCCTGAGACCAGTTCAGGCAAGAAAACTGCTGGCTGCCTGGAAACAAACCA CACCAAATATGGAAATTTCAAGCCAGGCCAGCATATCGTCTCCATCTTCTTGCTCCTCATTTTCTGCCTCCCCCTCACCCAGTCCAATATATTCTCTAGACTGGGTAGATAACTTTAGAATTCCAAGTGAAGATTTTCCAGAAGACTTGATCCAGTGTcttcagagagagaaaagaccAAAGCCTCGACTGCGGAGGGAGATGATCCGCATCATTGTGAAGGAGATGATGAAAGCCTGTGCCTCTCCAAGTAGAAGAGCCTCGActgaaattgcaaaaaaactgGTTGCGATGTATCCCAAGTCACTGCAGGATGTCATAGAGGGGGATGTGGTAGGACAGGGGTACCACTCTTTGGTAAAACAGATTCAGGCACGAATTGAAAATGTGAAGAGGTCTACTTTACCAGTGTTACAGAAGCGCAAACAGGGAGGATCAGATGACACCGATGAAGTGACACCTGAAAAGCGAGCATCTGTTCAAGACACATATGGCTGCATAAAGTGGGACATGAAGTTTTTGCCAGTCAGTGAGACACTGGAAACCCAGCAGGAGAAGAAGGAACGTATGAAGATTCTCATTGAACAGACAAGCTTCAGTCATGAAGAAgtaaaaactaatgaaatgcACCTACTACTCTCAGCGCAAAGCAATAAACAGCGGAGCAGACATGCAAACCCTCAAAGAAGAGTGGCCTTTTTTGTTTCAGGCGATTGGAATGACAGTCCATTTTGA
- the LOC102083133 gene encoding uncharacterized protein LOC102083133 isoform X2, producing MAMCQRQCQNSKELIAHLKSHIVEGHVVTCPVRGCTNTFRVKSSFTAHMSRKHREFSDSSIGNLYRESACQSSSVPTTSDDFVPLISEPAAQSITDEDNMEMPPEFCDLFLRNVLLFYLKLQGQFLLPASTIQNIVEEMQNIHELGQTYSLGKLASLLKDDTSLSEEDINKVCESVKSYDLFSACHTGPLRTVHSRAQTFKKAFNYVEPKKIFLGRDENRKDRFAYYVPLRETLRCLLESDLWQKSEEPSTEPPADVLCDISDSKLFKSNDFFGQNPSCLKLVLYQDAFEVVNPLGSARTKHKVLAVYASVANLPLHVRSDTDHMSLVLLCREKDFKEFGHANVFSELLADLKELEDSGIVASDETRVKGTLFCIAGDNLGSHCIGGFTENFSSSKYFCRYCLITKSEFQGADPNLCGPERTKENYNSAVDRLQIDNTPDVEGVKFRH from the exons ATGGCGATGTGTCAACGTCAGTGTCAGAACTCCAAAGAGTTAATAGCTCATCTGAAGAGCCATATTGTGGAAGGACACGTGGTCACTTGTCCAGTAAGAGGATGCACAAATACCTTTAGAGTTAAATCATCTTTTACTGCTCACATGTCTCGTAAACACAGAGAGTTTTCAGACAGCAGCATTGGTAATTTATATAGAGAGTCTGCATGTCAATCATCATCTGTTCCAACCACATCAGATGACTTTGTACCCTTGATTTCCGAGCCTGCTGCACAGTCTATTACAGATGAAGATAACATGGAAATGCCCCCTGAATTCTGTGATCTTTTTCTGAGAAACGTTTTACTATTCTACTTAAAATTGCAGGGTCAGTTTCTACTGCCTGCTTCAACCATACAGAACATTGTGGAGGAAATGCAGAACATACATGAGTTGGGACAGACATACAGTTTGGGTAAACTTGCATCACTGTTAAAAGATGACACATCATTATCAGAGGAGGACATCAACAAAGTCTGCGAGTCTGTCAAAAGCTATGATCTTTTTTCTGCATGTCATACCGGGCCATTGAGGACAGTGCACTCCAGAGCTCAGACCTTTAAAAAAGCCTTCAACTATGTGGAaccaaagaaaatatttttagggagagatgaaaacagaaaagataGGTTTGCCTATTATGTGCCTTTAAGAGAGACTTTGAGATGTCTGCTAGAGTCTGATCTGTGGCAGAAATCAGAAGAGCCCTCTACTGAGCCTCCTGCTGATGTTCTGTGTGACATAAGTGATAGTAAGCTGTTTAaatcaaatgatttttttggtcAAAACCCATCATGTCTCAAGCTAGTACTCTACCAGGATGCCTTTGAAGTTGTTAACCCTTTAGGCTCTGCAAGGACAAAACACAAGGTATTAGCTGTATATGCATCAGTGGCAAACTTGCCACTTCATGTACGCTCAGACACAGATCACATGTCTCTTGTCTTACTGTGCAGGGAGAAAGATTTTAAAGAGTTTGGTCATGCTAATGTGTTCTCTGAATTACTGGCAGACTTGAAAGAATTGGAGGACAGTGGGATTGTTGCATCAGATGAAACTAGAGTCAAAGGAACTTTGTTTTGCATTGCTGGTGATAATCTGGGCTCTCACTGTATTGGTGGCTTCACTGAAAACTTTAGTTCTTCAAAGTACTTCTGCAGGTACTGCCTGATAACGAAATCTGAATTTCAGGGTGCTGACCCAAATCTGTGTGGACCAGAACGTACCAAAGAGAACTACAACTCTGCTGTTGATCGCCTCCAGATTGACAACACACCAGACGTCGAAGGAGTGAAGTTCAG acactga
- the mmp25b gene encoding matrix metalloproteinase-25 isoform X2, whose product MQRFGGLRETGKLDSETLKLMSKPRCSLPDIVGRDDILRRRRRRKRYALSGLKWDKTDLTWSIHSYPNPSTSPGLANNVVEDLLTRAFKAWSDVAPLNFRQLRRDSNGATAKGDIRVSFDSMFHEDGYPFDGQGGTLAHAFFPGTLDISGDTHFDDDEIWSYAGDSRSTDLFTVAVHEFGHALGLSHSSSDPSIMRPYYQGPVEDIAHFKLAMDDRLAIQQLYGVKDADRPGGDDPDFPRLPSPPPPRPTQHSDPSFQERCQGGFDAIGNIRGEVFFFKGAQFWRTQRDGSLVSLNPAQIKNFWIGLPEGTNKIDAVYERKSDSRIIFFIGSQYWVFKDTVAMAGYPRPLSDWGMKKKSGERVNRVDAAFIWAHNGKTYLFSGGEFWRFNENIENGQRTMQPEQGYPRENTLWEGMPAPIDGIISWGEGNTYFFKDNSYWMLTKGVLNQDDVTPKSIAVDWLRCPAPPSTSTPTNPRFPKKCTCNFLGSRSPLRSSSLLLIFILLLINEIIRNMNL is encoded by the exons ATGCAGAGATTCGGAGGGCTCCGGGAAACTGGGAAGCTTG ACTCGGAAACGCTCAAACTAATGTCTAAACCACGATGCTCTCTTCCTGATATTGTGGGAAGAGATGACATCCTGAGGAGGcgaaggaggaggaaaagataTGCACTATCAGGCCTAAAGTGGGATAAGACAGATCTCACATGGAG TATCCACAGCTACCCAAATCCCTCCACCTCCCCTGGCTTGGCTAACAATGTAGTGGAAGACCTCCTGACTCGTGCTTTCAAAGCCTGGAGTGACGTGGCCCCCTTGAATTTCCGTCAGCTGAGGAGAGACAGCAATGGGGCCACAGCTAAAGGGGACATCAGAGTGTCTTTTGACAGCATGTTTCACGAGGATGGGTACCCTTTTGATGGGCAAGGTGGCACTCTGGCCCATGCCTTTTTCCCAGGAACACTTGACATATCTGGTGATACACACTTTGATGACGATGAGATCTGGAGCTACGCAG GTGATAGCAGAAGCACGGACTTGTTCACAGTTGCAGTGCACGAGTTTGGCCACGCACTGGGCCTTTCTCATTCCTCCTCTGATCCATCCATCATGAGGCCGTACTACCAGGGTCCCGTGGAAGACATTGCCCACTTTAAACTGGCCATGGATGACAGGCTCGCCATCCAGCAGCTTTACG GTGTGAAAGATGCTGACCGACCAGGTGGTGATGATCCCGACTTCCCACGCCTGCCCAGTCCACCTCCACCAAGGCCAACACAGCA TTCTGATCCATCATTCCAAGAGCGGTGTCAGGGAGGCTTTGATGCTATAGGAAACATTAGGGGAGAGGTCTTCTTCTTTAAAG GTGCACAGTTCTGGAGAACCCAGCGAGACGGGTCTTTGGTGTCCTTAAATCCGGCTCAGATCAAAAACTTCTGGATCGGCCTTCCAGAAGGAACAAACAAGATCGATGCTGTGTATGAGAGGAAGAGCGACAGCCGCATCATCTTCTTCATCG GATCTCAGTACTGGGTCTTCAAGGACACAGTGGCTATGGCCGGTTACCCTCGGCCTCTCTCTGACTGGGGCATGAAGAAGAAGTCAGGTGAGAGAGTGAACAGGGTGGACGCTGCTTTCATCTGGGCTCATAACGGCAAAACATACCTGTTCAGCGGAGGGGAGTTTTGGAGGTTTAACGAAAACATTGAGAATGGACAGAGGACCATGCAACCAGAGCAAGGATATCCACGGGAAAACACCCTATGGGAAGGAATGCCTGCCCCTATCGATGGCATCATTAGCTGGGGAGAAG gaaatacCTATTTCTTCAAGGATAATTCCTACTGGATGCTCACAAAAGGAGTCTTGAACCAAGATGATGTCACACCAAAATCCATTGCTGTAGACTGGCTTAGATGTCCAGCTCCTCCTTCAACTTCCACTCCAACAAATCCTCGATTCCCGAAAAAATGCACCTGCAACTTCTTGGGATCACGTTCACCGCTGAGAAGCAGCTCTCTCctcttgatttttattttgctgctaATCAATGAGATTATAAGAAACATGAATTTGTAA